From Vitis vinifera cultivar Pinot Noir 40024 chromosome 5, ASM3070453v1, the proteins below share one genomic window:
- the LOC100266591 gene encoding LRR receptor-like serine/threonine-protein kinase RGI1 has translation MKCVFLSFELKASKERTERREREEAEPNDANPRRKVWKLRQMSMPSSRQPYNFSSFLVTPPPLFLSFFFLGLLTAPVFAVDNHEAFLLFSWLHSTPSPATSSLPDWNINDATPCNWTSIVCSPRGFVTEINIQSVHLELPIPSNLSSFQFLQKLVISDANITGTIPPEIVGCTALRIIDLSSNSLVGTIPASLGKLQKLEDLVLNSNQLTGKIPVELSNCLNLRNLLLFDNRLGGNIPPDLGKLSNLEVIRAGGNKEITGKIPAELGECSNLTVLGLADTQVSGSLPASLGKLSRLQTLSIYTTMLSGEIPPDIGNCSELVNLYLYENSLSGSVPPELGKLQKLQTLLLWQNTLVGVIPEEIGNCSSLQMIDLSLNSLSGTIPPSLGDLSELQEFMISNNNVSGSIPSVLSNARNLMQLQLDTNQISGLIPPELGKLSKLGVFFAWDNQLEGSIPSTLANCRNLQVLDLSHNSLTGTIPSGLFQLQNLTKLLLISNDISGTIPPEIGNCSSLVRMRLGNNRITGGIPRQIGGLKNLNFLDLSRNRLSGSVPDEIESCTELQMVDLSNNILEGPLPNSLSSLSGLQVLDVSVNRLTGQIPASFGRLVSLNKLILSRNSLSGSIPPSLGLCSSLQLLDLSSNELFGSIPMELSQIEALEIALNLSCNGLTGPIPTQISALNKLSILDLSHNKLEGNLIPLAKLDNLVSLNISYNNFTGYLPDNKLFRQLPAIDLAGNQGLCSWGRDSCFLNDVTGLTRNKDNVRQSRKLKLAIALLITMTVALVIMGTIAVIRARTTIRGDDDSELGGDSWPWQFTPFQKLNFSVEQILRCLVDSNVIGKGCSGVVYRADMDNGEVIAVKKLWPTAMGAANGDNDKSGVRDSFSAEVKTLGSIRHKNIVRFLGCCWNRNTRLLMYDYMPNGSLGSLLHEKAGNSLEWGLRYQILLGAAQGLAYLHHDCVPPIVHRDIKANNILIGLEFEPYIADFGLAKLVNDADFARSSNTVAGSYGYIAPEYGYMMKITEKSDVYSYGIVVLEVLTGKQPIDPTIPDGLHVVDWVRQKKGGVEVLDPSLLCRPESEVDEMMQALGIALLCVNSSPDERPTMKDVAAMLKEIKHEREDYAKVDVLLKGFPATDIQDNKSSSGAPATSSSTPTTQSLYPKSNNTSFSASSLLYSSSSNGKMGFN, from the exons ATGAAGTGTGTGTTTTTGAGTTTTGAGTTGAAAGCAAGCAAAGAGAGAAcagagagaagggagagagaggAAGCAGAACCCAATGATGCAAACCCGAGAAGAAAGGTTTGGAAATTGAGGCAAATGTCGATGCCCAGCTCGAGGCAACCCTACAACTTCTCATCATTCTTGGTCACTCCGCCACCTCTCTTCCtttccttcttcttccttggtctTCTCACAGCCCCCGTCTTCGCCGTTGACAACCATGAGGCCTTTCTTCTCTTCTCGTGGCTGCATAGCACCCCTTCACCAGCCACCTCATCTTTACCAGACTGGAACATAAATGACGCCACCCCTTGTAACTGGACTTCCATAGTTTGCTCTCCCCGAGGTTTTGTAACCGAAATCAATATACAGTCTGTCCATCTCGAGCTCCCTATACCATCAAATCTCTCTTCCTTCCAATTTCTTCAGAAGCTCGTCATTTCAGATGCCAATATTACTGGAACCATCCCTCCTGAGATCGTTGGCTGCACGGCACTTAGAATCATCGACCTTAGTTCCAACAGTCTTGTTGGTACCATCCCAGCAAGCCTAGGTAAGCTTCAGAAGCTTGAGGACTTGGTTTTGAATTCCAATCAGCTCACTGGGAAAATCCCAGTTGAGCTTAGCAACTGCCTTAATCTTAGGAATCTCCTCCTCTTTGATAATCGTCTTGGAGGAAATATTCCACCAGATTTAGGGAAGTTGTCTAATCTGGAAGTTATACGTGCCGGAGGGAACAAAGAAATTACTGGGAAAATCCCTGCAGAGCTCGGAGAATGCAGCAACCTGACTGTGCTGGGGCTGGCTGATACCCAAGTTTCAGGATCCTTACCCGCCTCATTGGGTAAGCTTAGCAGACTTCAGACATTGTCCATATATACTACTATGCTGTCTGGTGAAATTCCTCCTGATATAGGTAACTGTTCTGAGCTTGTAAATTTATACCTTTATGAAAACAGTCTCTCTGGTTCAGTTCCGCCAGAGCTTGGTAAGCTTCAGAAGCTTCAAACCCTCTTGCTATGGCAGAATACTCTCGTTGGTGTCATCCCAGAAGAGATTGGGAATTGTAGTAGCTTGCAAATGATTGATCTCTCTTTGAATTCTTTATCTGGAACCATACCACCATCTCTTGGGGACCTTTCAGAGCTTCAAGAGTTCATGATTAGCAATAACAATGTCTCTGGTTCAATACCTTCAGTTCTCTCAAATGCAAGGAATCTTATGCAGTTACAACTCGACACAAATCAGATATCAGGTTTGATCCCACCAGAGCTTGGGAAGTTGTCAAAGCTTGGggttttctttgcttgggaCAACCAGCTGGAAGGAAGCATTCCTTCTACTTTGGCTAATTGTAGAAACCTCCAAGTACTGGACTTGTCTCACAATTCGCTTACTGGTACCATTCCTTCTGGCTTGTTTCAGCTTCAAAACCTCACAAAACTGCTCTTGATTTCCAATGATATTTCGGGTACCATACCTCCAGAAATTGGTAATTGCAGTTCTCTTGTGCGGATGCGGCTTGGAAACAACCGGATTACCGGTGGGATCCCAAGACAAATTGGTGGACTCAAGAACTTAAATTTTCTTGATCTGTCTAGAAATCGCCTTTCAGGGTCAGTGCCAGATGAGATTGAAAGTTGCACAGAATTGCAGATGGTAGACCTCAGCAACAATATTCTAGAAGGGCCCCTGCCTAATTCACTGTCCTCTCTATCTGGTCTCCAAGTCTTGGATGTTTCAGTGAACCGATTAACGGGCCAGATTCCAGCAAGTTTTGGTCGTCTAGTTTCATTAAACAAGCTCATTCTAAGCAGAAATTCTTTATCTGGATCAATACCTCCTTCACTGGGCCTCTGTTCAAGTCTCCAATTGCTTGATCTCAGCAGCAATGAGCTCTTTGGCAGCATACCCATGGAACTTTCTCAGATTGAGGCCCTGGAGATTGCTCTCAACCTCAGTTGCAATGGGCTCACTGGGCCAATCCCAACTCAAATATCTGCACTCAACAAGCTTTCCATACTGGATCTTTCGCACAACAAGCTTGAGGGGAATTTGATTCCGCTCGCCAAGCTTGACAATCTTGTTTCTCTAAACATCTCTTACAATAATTTCACTGGTTATCTTCCAGACAACAAGCTCTTCCGACAGTTACCAGCCATAGACCTAGCTGGAAACCAAGGGCTTTGCTCTTGGGGCAGGGACTCATGCTTCTTGAATGATGTGACTGGTTTAACAAGAAATAAAGATAACGTAAGGCAGTCGCGGAAACTCAAACTAGCCATTGCATTGCTGATAACAATGACAGTGGCACTGGTCATCATGGGAACAATTGCAGTGATTCGGGCACGAACAACCATCAGAGGAGATGATGATTCAGAGTTGGGAGGAGATTCATGGCCATGGCAATTCACTCCATTCCAGAAGTTAAATTTCTCTGTGGAGCAAATATTGAGATGCCTGGTGGATTCCAATGTGATAGGAAAAGGTTGTTCCGGGGTTGTGTATCGTGCTGACATGGACAATGGTGAAGTTATTGCAGTAAAGAAGCTTTGGCCAACAGCAATGGGAGCGGCCAATGGTGACAATGATAAATCTGGAGTTCGTGATTCCTTCTCTGCAGAGGTTAAGACTCTTGGCTCAATCCGTCATAAGAACATTGTTAGGTTCTTGGGCTGTTGTTGGAATCGAAACACAAGATTGCTCATGTATGATTACATGCCCAATGGAAGCTTGGGTAGTCTCCTACATGAGAAGGCAGGAAATTCCCTCGAATGGGGACTACGGTACCAGATTTTGTTGGGGGCGGCACAAGGCCTTGCTTATTTACACCATGATTGTGTTCCGCCCATTGTCCACAGGGACATCAAGGCCAACAACATTCTCATTGGTCTTGAATTTGAGCCTTATATTGCTGATTTTGGCCTTGCTAAGCTCGTCAATGATGCAGATTTTGCTAGATCCTCTAATACGGTTGCTGGCTCCTATGGATATATTGCTCCTG aaTATGGTTACATGATGAAGATCACAGAGAAGAGCGATGTTTACAGCTACGGAATTGTTGTATTGGAAGTTTTGACAGGGAAGCAACCAATTGACCCAACAATACCAGATGGTCTCCACGTGGTGGACTGGGTGAGACAGAAGAAGGGAGGAGTTGAAGTCCTTGACCCAAGTTTACTATGTCGACCTGAATCTGAAGTGGATGAAATGATGCAAGCATTAGGCATAGCCTTACTATGTGTAAACTCATCCCCTGATGAAAGGCCTACTATGAAAGACGTGGCAGCAATGCTCAAGGAGATCAAACATGAGAGAGAGGACTATGCAAAGGTTGATGTGCTCCTCAAGGGATTTCCAGCAACAGATATTCAAGACAATAAGAGCTCCAGTGGAGCTCCTGCAACGTCATCATCAACGCCAACAACACAAAGCTTGTACCCAAAAAGCAATAACACAAGCTTTTCTGCATCCTCACTACTTTATTCATCTTCATCTAATGGCAAAATGGGGTTCAATTGA